One Thermococcus sp. DNA window includes the following coding sequences:
- a CDS encoding nascent polypeptide-associated complex protein — MMGMNPRQMKKLMRQMGIKMEELEGVTEVVIRMEGKEIILRDPVVTVITAQGEKSYQIVPGSEEVKAVVTIPEEDIKLVMEQAGVDYEAAKKALKEADGDLAEAILKLTEE, encoded by the coding sequence ATGATGGGAATGAACCCGCGGCAGATGAAGAAGCTCATGCGCCAGATGGGCATCAAGATGGAGGAGCTTGAAGGCGTGACTGAGGTAGTTATCAGGATGGAGGGGAAAGAGATAATCCTAAGGGATCCCGTCGTTACTGTCATAACGGCACAGGGGGAGAAGAGCTACCAGATAGTCCCGGGGAGTGAGGAGGTAAAGGCCGTTGTGACCATCCCCGAGGAGGACATAAAACTTGTGATGGAACAGGCCGGCGTTGACTACGAGGCCGCAAAGAAGGCCCTGAAGGAAGCAGACGGCGACCTCGCAGAGGCGATACTGAAACTCACAGAGGAGTAA